Part of the Elusimicrobiaceae bacterium genome is shown below.
TGAGGCGGAGCGGGCGCTTGCCGCGCTCGACGAACTGAAAAAACTTCAGGCCGAGCTGCTGGGCACGGAACGGGAAATTGACAATCTGAGCGGAGTCAACCGCAATATTTACCAGTACTACCGCACGCTTGACGAAGAAGTGAAAGGCCTGCTGGCGAAAAAACGCTCGCACGGCGCGCGGCTGGCCGAACTCGAAAAAAACATCGCCGACCAGCAGGGCGCGAAAGCCGCGCTTGAAGCGCTCGCGCTGAACATGCCCTCGCAGGACTTGCGGGAAGACGCCAGCCGCGCGCTGGCACGGTACCGCCGGAGCCAGGAACTGGCCGCCGCTCTGGCCGGCGGCGGAAACGCCGGGCTGTCGGCGACTGCCGGACTGACGGCTGCCGTCGCCATGATCGGCGGGGGAACCGCGCTCGGCTGGCAGTGGTACGCGGCCTGGGCGGCTGGACTGGCGGCGGGCGCGCTCGCATATTTTCTCGCGCGCAACATGGCGGTTTTTTCGCCGGCGGCTGCTAAAGCGCGCCATGAGCTTGAAGAGGCGAAATCCGCCTATCACGGCGCTCTGGCCCGCCTGGGCGATGGCTGGACGGGCTCCGGGCCCGCGGAAACCGCCGCGAAATTCGAGCGCGCAGAGCACGAATTCCAGCGCACGAGCGGCAAACTGGAAACGGTGCGCGCGCTTCTGTCCGAGCTGGAGCGCAGGCTGGCCTCCGAAAAAGCCCAGCTCGCCGAAACGGAAGCCACTTACAGCCAGTTCTCCGGCAAGCTGGAGCGCGAGCTGGCCGCGCTCGGCGCGGCCAGCGTTGACGCGCTCAACGGCAAGGTGGAAAAACTGGAATACCTTTTCTGCTCGCGCGACGACCTTGCAGGCAGAATAGCGCGCGAAGTGGGAACCGCGGGCAAAGACGTCAAGCCCGCGCTTGAGCTGAGAATTCAGGAACTGCAGCGCGCGCTTCCGCCCGAAGCGGAGGGCGCCGCTCCGCGCTCCGCGCGCGAAATAGAGCTGGATCTCAAACGCACCGACAAGGAGCTGCAGTCGCTCGGCGCGCAGCTTGAACAGGACCGCCGGAATATGGCGGAAAACAACGAAAAACTGTCCCGGCTCGAAGGCGAGGTGGGCATGCCCGCCGCCGAGGTGTTCGTGCGCGAGCGCAAACTGGAAAATGAGATAAACGACATCATCCGCTGGCGTGACGCGGCGGAGGAGGCATACCGGCTCCTGTCGGAAATCTCCAAAGCGAACGAAGACATGGTGCGCAACTGCGTGGAAAACGCCGCGCCCGTTTTTTCCGCCCTGAGCGGCGGAGTGTACACCAGTCTTGAGCTGCGCGGCGGCAACCCCTTTGAGGAAAACGGCATGACCGTGGTGCACGGCGAGCTCGGCGCGCATCCGGTGGAATGGCTCAGCAGCGGCGCGCAGGATATTCTGTGGCTGGCGGTGCGGATTATTTTCGCCTCGTCCGGCTATGCGCGTCCGGCGTTCATGATTCTGGACGAGCCGTTCCACGCGCTTGATCCGGGCCGCACGGCAAACGCTTTGAAAGCGCTTACGGAAGGCGCGCTGGCCGACTGGCAGTTCATCATCCTTACCAAAGATCCCGCCGTGACTTCGCTCGCGCAGGAAGCCGGTTTTTCAAGACTAGACTTAATAACGCCCGTTCAGGAGCTGAAATGACCAATCGTTCAGACAGGAAGGTGCTTTACGCCGCGCTGTGCGTGGCAGTTTCAAGCGCGTTTTTAGTGGGCGGTTACGAATTCGCCCGCAATTCCGCGACAACGCTGTTCATGCAGACGCTGGGCACTGAAAACATGCCCTACGCGCTGGCGGTGGTGCCGGTGGTGATGTTCGGCATGATATATCTGTTCGGGAAAGTGCTGTCGAGAACAGGCCCGCTGCGCGCAATGCTGCTGAGCATGGCTGTAACTGCGGCGGTGATGACCGGGGCCTATTTCGGCGTAAGAAACGGCAGCCCGACAGCAGCCGCGCTTTACTACATTTTCGCGCAGGCTTACATCGTGGTGCTGGTCGAGCAGTTTTGGTCGTTCATAAACAGCACGCTCGACAGCACACAGGCCAAACTTTATAACGGCATAGTGGCCGGGATCGGCGCGCTGGGCCCGATAGCGGCCGCTTATTTCATCCATTCCTATGTAACGCGGATCGGCACGGAACAACTGCTGCTGTGGAGCGCGGCCACACTGCTCCCCTCGGCGCTGATGATTATTCTGGCCTACCGCTACGCGGGCGAACCGGAGCCCACGGAAGAAGAATCGGGCGGAAAGGCCGGCACGCTGCACCTCTCCCTTATCCTGGAAACAAAGCCGCTGCTGATTCTGATGGGCATAATTTTTCTTACCCAGGTGCTTTCAACCGTGCTGGAACTGAAGTTCAACCACATACTGGAAATGACGATTATCGAGAAAAACGCGCGTTCCGCGTTTCTCGGCGGGTTCTGGATGAAAGTGAACATGCTGTCTTTCGTTCTGCAGTTCGTGGCCACGCCGATACTGCTGCGCAAACTTTCGGCCCGGGCTGTAATGGTGGCCATTCCCGTCATTCACCTCACGCTGGCGGCGGGCCTGCTGGTTTCGCCCACGCTGGCGGTCGCTTCGGCCGCGTTCATAGTATTTAAAGGGCTGGACTATTCGCTGTTCCGCGCGGGCAAGGAACTGTTTTATATCCCGCTGTCGTTCGACGCGCGCTACCGCGCCAAGCAGATCGTGGACGCGTTCACCTACCGTTTCTCCAAAGGCATCACGGCAACGGCGCTCAGCATCTGGAAAACGATCGCCGGCAGCGTGCCGCCCGTCGCTTACCCCGTAATCGCGCTGGCGGCGGCGGGCCTGTGGATCCGGCTGGCCGTGCCGCTGACCGAAAAATATGACGGCAATGCCAAAAAATGAGCGCGCGCCATACCCTGTGGTGCGCGGTATGGGAGCTGACGCTCGGCTGTAACCTGAGGTGCATCCATTGCGGCGCCACAGCCGGCAGTCCGCGCGAAAACGAACTGACGACGGAAGAAGCTCTGGCTTTGTGCGACGATCTCAACCGCGCCGGCTGCCGCGGCGTCGCCCTGATGGGGGGCGAACCGTTTTTGCGGCCGGACTGGCTGGCAATCGCGAAACGGATACGGAAAAACGGCATGGAGCTGTCCGTCATCACAAACGGGCTGGCGGGCACGCCGGAAACGGCGGACAGGCTGGCTGAGCTTGCCCCGCGCGCAGTCGCCGTCAGCCTCGACGCGGGCGAACCAGCCCTGCATGACCGCATCCGCGGCAGGGCCGGCGCGTTTGAAAGCGCGTGGGCGTTTATCGGCCTGTGTCTGGCCCGGAAACTGCCGGTCAGCGTCATCACCACGGTGCACAAGCAGAATATCGGCGAACTGGAAAAACTGGAAACGCTGCTGGCCGGTAAAAATATCGCCTGGCAGATCCAGACCGCAGGCGGCGAAGGCAAACGCTTCCGCCGCGAACTGCTTCTGGACGGCGACGAGTTTTATTCCGTGGGGCTCTTCATAGCCAACCTGCGCCGGAAATACAAACCGCACCAGCTGGCGGTGATCGGCGCGCACGATCTGGGCTATCACTCGCATATCATCCCGAACCTTATGCTCGCCAGATGGGAAGGCTGCCAGGCCGGCATACGGGTGCTGGGCATACGGAGCGACGGCGGGGTTAAAGGCTGCCTGGCGATGAACGACGATTATCTGGAAGGCAATATCCGCCGGCGCCCGGTTTCCGAAATCTGGGCGGATCCCGGCGCGTTCGCATACAACCGCCGGTTCGACCCGCGCCGGCTCGGCTCCAACTGCGCGGGCTGCGATTTCGCCAGAACCTGCCGCGGCGGCTGCAACGAAATGTCTTTGATGGCGACTGGCGTAAAACACAACGATCCTTACTGCTTCCTGAAAATAGAAAAGAAATTCCTTGAAGCCGAACTGCGCAATCCGGTGCGCCGCGCGGTTCTCAAACTGCGCCAGAAAGTGAACCGCAAGGTGCAGGACGAGCATCCCCTGTTTAAACTGTTTGGCGGGAAGCGCTGATGAAAATCAACGCGGCGTGCGGGCTGGATTACCGGCCGGGCTATCTCAACATTGACGGGTTCGAAGACGCCGTGGCCGACCGCATTATGCCGCTGTGCCGCATTGACCTGCCCGACGAATGCGCCGATGAGCTGCTCGCCCGGCAGGCGCTGGAACACCTCGGTTTTTTCCGGACGAAGCATTTTCTGGCGGAGAGTTTCCGGCTGCTCAAGCCCGGCGCGACCCTCATTCTGGAAACGCCGGACATTGAAACCTCGTTCGCCCGGTTTGCCGGGCAGGACCGCGCCGGCCGCGAAAAACTGGCGCAATGGATTTTCGGGCTGGAAACCGGCGGGATGGCGCATCCGTTCTGTTTTCCGCGGGAACTGCTGGAAGAAACCGTCGCCGCAGCCGGATTCTCTCCAACCGAGCTGGTGCGTTTTGAAACCCCCGACGGACAGCCCGCGCTCAGGCTGTCCGCCCGCAGAAACGCCGCCGCGCCGGCCCTGCTGTTCATGGCGGAATTGCGGCGGGAACTGCTGGCCGCCGGGCTGTGCCCGTTTACCGAAGAACCGGCCTGCGCAGCGCGGGAAGAACTGTTTGCGGAAATGCAATCCGCGCTTGAAGCCTATTACAGCGGCA
Proteins encoded:
- a CDS encoding AAA family ATPase, with the protein product MKLEQLTLKNFGALGDRSFDFHGRSAVLYGPNEAGKTTLIDAVTAAMFGAPRGNTTFGKKYFARYGGAAQAQVRLKTNEGTPVAAAQDAPLQPAADFPPELFRTLLTIRAGDAHIAHEERNFMEAFTNRVLGGGKVNLGRGMTEVRKIYSPDRRSRWYTLLTEAQDTLNMLRAKIYKTGDIESSVRARNELSALIAEHAAERDSLAQRKIQLEAERALAALDELKKLQAELLGTEREIDNLSGVNRNIYQYYRTLDEEVKGLLAKKRSHGARLAELEKNIADQQGAKAALEALALNMPSQDLREDASRALARYRRSQELAAALAGGGNAGLSATAGLTAAVAMIGGGTALGWQWYAAWAAGLAAGALAYFLARNMAVFSPAAAKARHELEEAKSAYHGALARLGDGWTGSGPAETAAKFERAEHEFQRTSGKLETVRALLSELERRLASEKAQLAETEATYSQFSGKLERELAALGAASVDALNGKVEKLEYLFCSRDDLAGRIAREVGTAGKDVKPALELRIQELQRALPPEAEGAAPRSAREIELDLKRTDKELQSLGAQLEQDRRNMAENNEKLSRLEGEVGMPAAEVFVRERKLENEINDIIRWRDAAEEAYRLLSEISKANEDMVRNCVENAAPVFSALSGGVYTSLELRGGNPFEENGMTVVHGELGAHPVEWLSSGAQDILWLAVRIIFASSGYARPAFMILDEPFHALDPGRTANALKALTEGALADWQFIILTKDPAVTSLAQEAGFSRLDLITPVQELK
- a CDS encoding Npt1/Npt2 family nucleotide transporter encodes the protein MTNRSDRKVLYAALCVAVSSAFLVGGYEFARNSATTLFMQTLGTENMPYALAVVPVVMFGMIYLFGKVLSRTGPLRAMLLSMAVTAAVMTGAYFGVRNGSPTAAALYYIFAQAYIVVLVEQFWSFINSTLDSTQAKLYNGIVAGIGALGPIAAAYFIHSYVTRIGTEQLLLWSAATLLPSALMIILAYRYAGEPEPTEEESGGKAGTLHLSLILETKPLLILMGIIFLTQVLSTVLELKFNHILEMTIIEKNARSAFLGGFWMKVNMLSFVLQFVATPILLRKLSARAVMVAIPVIHLTLAAGLLVSPTLAVASAAFIVFKGLDYSLFRAGKELFYIPLSFDARYRAKQIVDAFTYRFSKGITATALSIWKTIAGSVPPVAYPVIALAAAGLWIRLAVPLTEKYDGNAKK
- a CDS encoding radical SAM protein — encoded protein: MSARHTLWCAVWELTLGCNLRCIHCGATAGSPRENELTTEEALALCDDLNRAGCRGVALMGGEPFLRPDWLAIAKRIRKNGMELSVITNGLAGTPETADRLAELAPRAVAVSLDAGEPALHDRIRGRAGAFESAWAFIGLCLARKLPVSVITTVHKQNIGELEKLETLLAGKNIAWQIQTAGGEGKRFRRELLLDGDEFYSVGLFIANLRRKYKPHQLAVIGAHDLGYHSHIIPNLMLARWEGCQAGIRVLGIRSDGGVKGCLAMNDDYLEGNIRRRPVSEIWADPGAFAYNRRFDPRRLGSNCAGCDFARTCRGGCNEMSLMATGVKHNDPYCFLKIEKKFLEAELRNPVRRAVLKLRQKVNRKVQDEHPLFKLFGGKR